AAATTAATGAATACCGCAAAAGCCAAACATTAGAGAGATTTCGTGCTTCAGACAATATAGCCTCATTGAGAACTAAACTGCCTAAATTACCATCCCTGATTTACGATGTGATCGTTAAATATGTCACCAAACTTGGGAATTCAATAGTTGATTGGCTTGAGGAACATTTTAGAACAGTATCCAATTTTGATGGACGTTATCAAAGTTGTGTTTTGGAATACTTCGATGATTTCGTTTGCGATTACGACGGAACTATCAATTTGGTAAAGacagccgaacgtatgatgcATTGTGATAGTTTAGATGacgttttgaaattcatcataGCTTGTCGATATTTTTTGGAAGATCACGTAAAACGAATATGGCCATCAGTACGAGAAAAGGTAGATTTGGCAAGTATTGATTTCAATAGGAATTCGCTGTTGTACTTCTGGATTTGTTACCTTAGTAATCAGTTGAATGAGATACCAACTGGCGGATATGACACGGTTGACGAAAAGATGCTTGAAATATGTATCCACACGTATCATAACCCATTagcaataaattatttttggaatcgtgtACCATACGAAAGCCAAAAGCGAATAGTTAGCGATAGGTTTCCATTTGATAACATGGAATGTTTCGCGAGATTCATTTTACCTAGACTGGACCTGGATGATCAAGAACTGGGTCAATTCGTCGAAAACAACGGTCAACATTTGATGGAAGATCTGCTGGATCATCCTTCTCATGATGAAAGGCTCATCGTTCGAACTTGGATGTGTATAAAAAGTAGAATAAGTGATGTTACTTTCTGCAATCTTATTGTTAACATGTTGGAAATGAGAACTGTCCCTGGATGCTATTTGTACATTGGTCATCGAGAACTTGAGCATTGGTTGCATGTGTGTTGCATAATATGGGATAGTGCGTCGCATCATTTGAAGAGATCAGCGATTAAATTTATTTCGTCCGATTTAGAATCAATCGTGTGCCAAGAAGATGATATTATTCGTGCTGGCTCTACCGAGTTCcttgtgtatattttttcacattttacttgGGAAGAAAAACAGTCGTTTTGGCGTAACTGCTGGAAGAATTTGATTGCAAACATAAGTTCGCACGATTTGCAACGAATAATGGAAGTATGTTTCCAACACGAAGATGACATAATCAAGTTCAAGGAAAACGTTATcgctgaaagtgaaaatttgcagCTCCGTTGTATCTCATTATTGTCTCGTGCAAATTTCCACGAATTAGATGCTTTGGTCAATTTCAGTTATCCTCATAGTGCAGAAAGTGCAAAACATTTCAAACGGCGCTTATTGCAGTCGAGTTTTATTGGCGAGAGCTCTGATTTTTACTATGCACATGTTGTTCATTGCGAAGAACTCGATACGTTTATTAATAAAGCTTTTGATAGCATCGATCTGGCGAACGATTTTAAACATCAACTGGTGTCATCTCCTAATAATCTGGAAGCTATGTTGGAGTGTGTTCGAATGCCAGAATTTTCCTACGAAGCATTGAGGAAGTTTATTGAAACATTTGTTtcaacagaacaaattttacaaCAGATAAAATCCTCC
This region of Planococcus citri chromosome 5, ihPlaCitr1.1, whole genome shotgun sequence genomic DNA includes:
- the LOC135847735 gene encoding uncharacterized protein LOC135847735 isoform X1; its protein translation is MKLFVVRILWIFFVNNLSLLRFESRFELIQEPEMAEKTSTTYDILHSTPVSLKELSVIAVALELWRSEINEYRKSQTLERFRASDNIASLRTKLPKLPSLIYDVIVKYVTKLGNSIVDWLEEHFRTVSNFDGRYQSCVLEYFDDFVCDYDGTINLVKTAERMMHCDSLDDVLKFIIACRYFLEDHVKRIWPSVREKVDLASIDFNRNSLLYFWICYLSNQLNEIPTGGYDTVDEKMLEICIHTYHNPLAINYFWNRVPYESQKRIVSDRFPFDNMECFARFILPRLDLDDQELGQFVENNGQHLMEDLLDHPSHDERLIVRTWMCIKSRISDVTFCNLIVNMLEMRTVPGCYLYIGHRELEHWLHVCCIIWDSASHHLKRSAIKFISSDLESIVCQEDDIIRAGSTEFLVYIFSHFTWEEKQSFWRNCWKNLIANISSHDLQRIMEVCFQHEDDIIKFKENVIAESENLQLRCISLLSRANFHELDALVNFSYPHSAESAKHFKRRLLQSSFIGESSDFYYAHVVHCEELDTFINKAFDSIDLANDFKHQLVSSPNNLEAMLECVRMPEFSYEALRKFIETFVSTEQILQQIKSSIIDRLKEAAIFRSIFIGHANSIPSFDQFLLWCLGSNELVMEFQQTYITPCLEDL
- the LOC135847735 gene encoding uncharacterized protein LOC135847735 isoform X2, yielding MAEKTSTTYDILHSTPVSLKELSVIAVALELWRSEINEYRKSQTLERFRASDNIASLRTKLPKLPSLIYDVIVKYVTKLGNSIVDWLEEHFRTVSNFDGRYQSCVLEYFDDFVCDYDGTINLVKTAERMMHCDSLDDVLKFIIACRYFLEDHVKRIWPSVREKVDLASIDFNRNSLLYFWICYLSNQLNEIPTGGYDTVDEKMLEICIHTYHNPLAINYFWNRVPYESQKRIVSDRFPFDNMECFARFILPRLDLDDQELGQFVENNGQHLMEDLLDHPSHDERLIVRTWMCIKSRISDVTFCNLIVNMLEMRTVPGCYLYIGHRELEHWLHVCCIIWDSASHHLKRSAIKFISSDLESIVCQEDDIIRAGSTEFLVYIFSHFTWEEKQSFWRNCWKNLIANISSHDLQRIMEVCFQHEDDIIKFKENVIAESENLQLRCISLLSRANFHELDALVNFSYPHSAESAKHFKRRLLQSSFIGESSDFYYAHVVHCEELDTFINKAFDSIDLANDFKHQLVSSPNNLEAMLECVRMPEFSYEALRKFIETFVSTEQILQQIKSSIIDRLKEAAIFRSIFIGHANSIPSFDQFLLWCLGSNELVMEFQQTYITPCLEDL